A genome region from Thermoanaerobaculia bacterium includes the following:
- the atpH gene encoding ATP synthase F1 subunit delta, which yields MASSQAEEQSLARVWSDAVFSLAASRGVEDAMLEEWRGLVELLDRDKDLKAVMASPLVKNEEKRQLIEKSFRGKASDLFVDSLQVMRSKGRLGLVRFVAAAFHDTWMTSKNQVEVRVTSAVPLSPELRQNLVAAAGKFAGRSAQLVEKVDPALLGGLVVRVGDDKFDDSVARELELLLGAFAARGSRELPRLQDYIHNSEESSRGV from the coding sequence ATGGCAAGCAGCCAGGCCGAGGAACAGTCGCTCGCCCGCGTCTGGAGCGACGCGGTCTTCAGCCTCGCCGCGAGTCGCGGCGTCGAGGACGCCATGCTCGAGGAGTGGCGCGGCCTGGTCGAGCTGCTCGACCGCGACAAGGACTTGAAGGCCGTGATGGCGAGCCCCCTCGTCAAGAACGAGGAGAAGCGCCAGCTGATCGAGAAGAGCTTTCGCGGCAAGGCGAGCGACCTGTTCGTCGATTCGCTCCAGGTGATGCGGAGCAAAGGACGGCTCGGACTGGTGCGCTTCGTCGCGGCCGCTTTTCACGACACCTGGATGACGAGCAAGAACCAGGTCGAAGTGCGGGTCACGAGCGCCGTGCCGCTCTCGCCGGAGCTGCGCCAGAACCTGGTCGCCGCGGCAGGGAAGTTCGCCGGACGCAGTGCCCAGCTCGTCGAGAAGGTCGATCCGGCCCTACTTGGCGGCCTGGTCGTGCGCGTCGGCGACGACAAGTTCGACGACAGCGTCGCCCGGGAGCTCGAGCTGCTTCTCGGCGCCTTTGCGGCCCGCGGTTCGCGCGAGCTGCCCAGGCTTCAGGACTACATACACAACAGCGAAGAGTCTTCGCGAGGAGTTTGA
- the atpA gene encoding F0F1 ATP synthase subunit alpha, which produces MRFRVDEISSVISEEIQQYRQSVDLTETGKVLEVGDGIAQVYGLSNAKSGELIAFSNGSMGQVFNLEESSVGIVILGEYLGIKEGDEVRRTGELVSVPCGEAMIGRIVDPLGRPLDGLGVIETPHRRPLEFKAPGIAQRQPVTEPLQTGLKAIDSMIPIGRGQRELIIGDRKTGKTAIAIDAILNQKGAGVICVYVAVGQKESTVVGLVEKLREHGAMDYTIVVSASSADPAPLQYIAPYAGAAMAEYFMYQQGKATLCVYDDLSKQAASYRQLSLLLRRPPGREAYPGDVFYLHSRLLERSVKLRDEYGIVPKDAPADLTDRSKVKRHPQGLAAPVEVRPDDEIGLYHRPHGKHTAEAFLATLPDKDKFRVHRFPDSGGSMTALPIIETLEGEVSAYIPTNVISITDGQIYLEPDLFFAGVRPAVNVGISVSRVGGNAQRKAMKKFAGSLRLDLASFRALEAFSQLGTDLDTATQKQLDRGKRMVELLKQPQFRPLPTFEQVISIFAGTQGVLDDIPVSGVLAFESAMLAHVRHEFPEILQEMEKTGDLPEALAKKLLDVLHNFRGQYVATNLAGAAKRPA; this is translated from the coding sequence ATGCGATTCAGGGTCGACGAGATCTCTTCGGTCATCAGCGAAGAGATTCAGCAGTATCGGCAGAGTGTCGATCTCACCGAGACCGGCAAGGTCCTCGAGGTCGGTGACGGCATCGCCCAGGTCTACGGGCTTTCGAATGCCAAGTCGGGCGAGCTGATCGCCTTCTCGAACGGCTCCATGGGCCAGGTCTTCAACCTCGAAGAGAGCTCGGTCGGCATCGTCATCCTCGGCGAGTACCTCGGGATCAAGGAGGGCGACGAGGTCCGCCGCACCGGCGAGCTCGTCTCCGTGCCCTGCGGCGAGGCCATGATCGGCCGCATCGTCGACCCGCTCGGCCGGCCGCTCGACGGCCTCGGTGTGATCGAAACTCCGCATCGCCGCCCGCTCGAGTTCAAGGCTCCCGGCATCGCCCAGCGCCAGCCGGTCACCGAGCCGCTGCAGACGGGCTTGAAGGCCATCGACTCGATGATTCCGATCGGCCGCGGCCAGCGCGAGCTGATCATCGGCGACCGCAAGACCGGCAAGACCGCGATCGCGATCGACGCCATCCTCAACCAGAAGGGCGCCGGCGTGATCTGCGTCTACGTCGCGGTCGGCCAGAAGGAGTCGACGGTCGTCGGCCTGGTCGAGAAGCTCCGCGAGCACGGCGCCATGGACTACACGATCGTCGTGTCGGCCTCCTCCGCTGATCCTGCGCCGCTGCAGTACATCGCCCCCTACGCCGGCGCAGCGATGGCCGAGTACTTCATGTACCAGCAGGGCAAGGCCACGCTCTGCGTCTACGACGACCTGTCGAAGCAGGCGGCGTCGTACCGGCAGCTGTCGCTCCTGCTGCGGCGTCCGCCCGGCCGCGAGGCCTACCCCGGCGACGTCTTCTATCTCCACTCCCGGTTGCTGGAGCGTTCGGTCAAGCTGCGCGACGAGTACGGCATCGTGCCGAAGGACGCGCCGGCGGATCTCACGGATCGCTCCAAGGTGAAGCGGCACCCGCAGGGGCTCGCCGCTCCGGTCGAGGTGCGGCCCGACGACGAGATCGGCCTCTATCACCGCCCGCACGGCAAGCACACCGCCGAAGCATTCCTCGCGACGCTGCCGGACAAGGACAAGTTCCGGGTGCACCGCTTTCCCGACTCGGGCGGTTCGATGACGGCGCTGCCGATCATCGAGACCCTCGAAGGCGAGGTTTCGGCCTACATTCCGACCAACGTGATCTCGATCACCGACGGCCAGATCTACCTCGAGCCCGATCTCTTCTTCGCCGGCGTCCGGCCGGCGGTGAACGTCGGCATCTCGGTGTCGCGCGTCGGCGGCAACGCCCAGCGCAAGGCGATGAAGAAGTTCGCCGGCTCCCTGCGGCTCGACCTCGCGTCGTTCCGCGCCCTGGAGGCTTTCTCGCAGCTGGGCACCGACCTCGACACCGCGACGCAGAAGCAGCTCGACCGCGGCAAGCGCATGGTCGAGCTCCTGAAGCAGCCGCAGTTCCGCCCGCTGCCGACCTTCGAACAGGTGATCTCGATCTTCGCCGGCACCCAGGGCGTGCTCGACGACATCCCGGTTTCGGGTGTTCTGGCCTTCGAGAGCGCGATGCTCGCGCATGTGCGCCACGAGTTCCCGGAGATCCTCCAGGAGATGGAGAAGACCGGCGACCTGCCGGAGGCGCTCGCCAAGAAGTTGCTCGACGTGCTCCACAACTTCAGGGGCCAGTACGTAGCGACGAACCTGGCGGGCGCCGCCAAGAGGCCGGCCTAG
- the atpF gene encoding F0F1 ATP synthase subunit B yields MKIERTLQLATTFALSAAPLLASEEGGQGGPFEGNIGNALWTLVIFGLVVLVLGKFAWKPILGGLQQREEFIRTSLTQAKADREAAEARLKEYSDKLVSARAEATAIVEEARRDSEALKRRFQEETQVEANRTIERARREIKIAQETAVKELYVLTARLTTDVAGKILEREINPADHDRLIRDSIQALADGKRN; encoded by the coding sequence ATGAAGATCGAACGCACGCTTCAGCTGGCTACCACGTTCGCTCTTTCTGCCGCGCCTCTTCTGGCGTCGGAAGAGGGCGGGCAGGGCGGGCCTTTCGAAGGCAACATCGGCAACGCCCTGTGGACGCTGGTCATCTTCGGACTGGTGGTCCTGGTGCTCGGCAAGTTCGCCTGGAAGCCGATTCTCGGCGGACTCCAGCAGCGCGAGGAGTTCATCCGCACCTCGCTCACCCAGGCGAAGGCCGACCGCGAAGCGGCCGAGGCCCGTCTCAAGGAGTACTCCGACAAGCTGGTCTCGGCGCGCGCCGAGGCCACGGCGATCGTCGAAGAGGCTCGCCGGGACTCCGAGGCGCTCAAGCGGCGCTTCCAGGAGGAGACCCAGGTGGAGGCAAACCGAACGATCGAGCGCGCCCGGCGCGAGATCAAGATCGCCCAGGAGACCGCCGTCAAGGAGCTCTACGTGCTCACGGCGCGGCTCACCACCGACGTCGCGGGCAAGATCCTCGAGCGCGAGATCAACCCCGCCGACCACGATCGGCTGATTCGCGACTCGATTCAGGCGCTCGCCGACGGAAAGAGGAACTGA